CCTCGGCGCGCAGCGTCTCGTAGAGGAGAGCGCTATCGGAGCCGCTGATGAAGGAGAGGGAGATTCCGAGGAGGATTTCCGCGACGAGGACGTCGGCGAAGGAATGCGCCACTGTGTAGAAGCCCCAACCGGCCATGCCGAGGACGGACGCAATGGTGAGCGAGACCCGGTATCCGACCCTGTCGCTTACGTAGCCGGAAGGATACTCGAGGATGACGGTGGCAACGGAGAAGATACTCTGCAGGAGAAGGATCTGTGCCAGAGTGAGACCGATGTGGTCCTTCCAAAAGAGCGTGATGATCGCCATGGGAAAAAGCGTCATCTGCAGGAAGGCGAAGGCGTACAGCTTCGGGACGTTTCGGTCGAGGTTCTTCATGGGCGGAGAGTAGCACAGATTGTGCGGGAGACAAAGAGCGGTGCGGCGGGGCACCGAGCGTGAGGCGCGGGTGTGGCAGCAATACCGCTCTCACAAGTGTACGCTCCCGGCACAGCATCCTTCGCCCGGGGACTGGCTCCTTTGTTAAAAGGTGCCTGTCCCCCTCTTCACCTGTCCCCCTCTTCGCCCTTATGGCGGCTGCACCGCCAACGCAGGCAGGATGCCTACGCTCCAGCGCGAAGGCACCTTGCGTCGCCCATGCTCACCGTGCCAGCGTAACGGAAATGCGGGGGGCCTTCAGGCGCCTTGCCACGATGCCGGCGTGACGGCGGCGCAGCTCTTCGAGGTTTCCGTCCAGAAAGGAGAGATGCGAGCGGTCGGAAAGGCGCTCCAGGTAGGCGTGCACCAGCGTCTCCATGTAGGCGTTGTAGCGCCTCGTGGAGGAGCCGTGGGCATAGTTCTTACCGGGGAAGCGCCTGATGTCGCCGTCAAAGGCGGGAGAGATGTGGTAGAGCTCGTGGAAGACGGTGACGAGCTTCTCCCGGAAGGAAAGGGTCAGAAAGCGCGGGACCATGAAGTAGATGACGTACAGCATCTCCTGCCCCATGTGCTTGATGGTGGGCATGGTGCAGAGATAGTTCCGCCTGCCGCGTTTGGTCGTCATGCTCCGCTCACCCCCGGGAAAGCGCAAGGGGTGGATCTTCGCATAGCTGCCCCCTCCACCGGTGCGGCCGGTGGAGGTGCAGACCAGTACTCTGTCGGGATCTATGTGGCAAAGCTCCGGGGTGGTGAGCGAAATCTCCCGAATCAGCGACTCGAGCTCCCCGGTAAGGTTCAGTACGATCACTTCTCGGTCATACCTGCCAGCTTGAGTTTGTGACAGAAAAGGCAGCGCATCGGGCCGTCCTTCGGCTTGACCGGATGCTTCGGCGGGAAGGGAATGCCGCCGGGCTCGTAGTGGCAGGACGGACAGGTCTTGTCGACCTCCATCTTGCTGCCGGTCTTTTTCATGAGCTCGTAGGCGGGAGCGTGCTGGCTGTCCATCGGCACCTGCTTCGTCTTTTCCTCACCGGAAATGGCGACGAAGGTGATTATTACGGCTGCAACAATGGCGATGAATATCCAGTCTTTCTTGCTGATCTTCACGGTACTTCCTCCGCAACAAAAAGGTTGCCAGAGGGTAAACGCGAGCGACTGAAAATTCAAGAGAAAAAGGGAGGCGGGCTGGGGTCGAAGAGGGGGCGGAGCCTTGGAGCGTGGTGTGGTCCATGTAGGCCGGGATAAGCCGCCAGGCGTTCCCGGCGGTCCACCACAGCCGGAGCCGCGGCCACCGAATGCCGGAAACGCTACCGCTTATTCTGGCCTACAGTGCAACGCCGGGCCAGGGGCGGATGGGGCCGCGTCCATGTAGGCCGGGATAAGCCGCAAGGCGTTCCCGGCAGTCCACCACGGACGGAGCCACGGCCACCGAATGCCGGAAACGCTACCGCTTATTCCGGCCTACAGTGCAACGCCGGGCCAGGGGCGGATGGGGCCGCGTCCATGTAGGCCGGGATAAGCCGCCAGGCGTTCCCGGCGGTCCACCACAGACGGAGCCGCGCGGCAGCGAATGCCGGAAACGCTACCGCTTATTCCGGCCTACAGTGCAACGCCGGGGCAGGTGCGGATGGGGCGCGTCCATGTAGGCCGGGATAAGCCGCCCGGCGTTTCCGGCGGTCCACCACAGCCGGAGCCGCGGCCACCGAATGCCGGAAACGCTACCGCTTATTCCGGCCCTACAGTGCAACGCCGGGCCAGGGGCGGATGGGGCCGCGTCCATGTAGGCCGGGATAAGCCGCCCGGCGTTCCCGGCGGTCCACCACAGCCGGAGCCGCGGCCACCGAATGCCGGAAACGCTACCGCTTATTCCGGCCTACAGTGCAACGCCGGGGCAGGTGCGGATGGGGCGCGTCCATGTAGACCGGGATAAGCCGCCCGGCGTTCCCGGGCGGTCCACCACAGCCGGAGCCGCGCGGCAGCGAATGCCGGAAACGCTACCCGCTTATTCCGGCCTACAACGCCAGAAGTGCCAGCGATCGTAACGCAGCGGCCTCCTCCCCTACCCCATCGACGCACATCCGATGGCGCCGTTGTGCTGCGGGTAGCGCGGCACGACCGGCAGGATGCCGTGGTGCTCGGCCAGGAGATGGATCATTGCCGTATTCAGCGCAACCCCTCCTGTAACAACCAGCGCCTTCGACGGGTAGCGCTTCAGCATGGGGAGCACCCTCTTCACCAGGGTGAGGTTGACCCCGGCGCAGAGCCGCGACATCGGGTACCCGCGCAGGATCTGGCCGATAAGCTCCGATTCCCCGAAGATCCCGCAGGTCGCATCGAGCGCCACCGGCTCCTCGTAGTGCCGGGAGAGCTCCTCCAGCGGCACCTCGAGAACTGCCGCCATGTTCTCCAGGTATCTCCCGCTCGAGGCCGCGCACTTGTCGTTCATGACGAAATCCATGAGCTTCCCCCCCGACACCTGGGCGACCTTCGTGTCCTGTCCCCCCATGTCGAGGAGGGTGAAGTCGTGCAGCCCGGTCTGCAGCACCGCGCCCGCCACATGCGCCCGGATCTCCGAGATCACCCGCGCCCCCTTCAGGTTCACCGTGTTCCGGCCGTATCCCGTTACCGTCACCGATGCCGCGGCAAGCTCATCCCCCGTGAAAATCCCGCTCCCTTCCAGGTCAAGGGAGAGCTCGTCCCCTTCCATACGGCCGAAGCGCTTGTAAAAGGTGATGGTATCGAGGTTGGCAAGCCTCACCACCTCTTTCCCGCTGAGAAGCGCAAACTTCGCCTTCCGGCTTCCGAGGTCGATCCCTATCTTCATCTTCTCAGGCGATTGCTCCATTTTATGCGCTCCGCTCGTCCAGCCGCTCGGCGAGAAGTTCCAGGAAACCTTCCATGCGGATCTTCGTCCGCGCGTCGACCGGCCCCGGTTTGTCCCCCTCCAGGGTGATGATGGGAATCTCCAGCTGGCGGCGCAGCACCAGGTCCTCGATCTGCCGGAAGCAGAAGGACTGCACGTAGTGGATCACCCCGTCTATGCGGCGCCTCCCGATCTCCCGCTTTACATCGGCGAGGCGGTGCATGATGTCGTACGGGTAGGTGTAGGCGCGGTACTGCTCAACGAGGTCCTCGATCCCGTACGGCATGGCGAACTGCCTCTGCGTCTCGTTGAAGACGACCCGGGCGTCCAGGCTCTCCACGAAGGGGTACAGC
The DNA window shown above is from Geomonas sp. RF6 and carries:
- a CDS encoding putative metallopeptidase, which codes for MIVLNLTGELESLIREISLTTPELCHIDPDRVLVCTSTGRTGGGGSYAKIHPLRFPGGERSMTTKRGRRNYLCTMPTIKHMGQEMLYVIYFMVPRFLTLSFREKLVTVFHELYHISPAFDGDIRRFPGKNYAHGSSTRRYNAYMETLVHAYLERLSDRSHLSFLDGNLEELRRRHAGIVARRLKAPRISVTLAR
- a CDS encoding cytochrome C, whose protein sequence is MKISKKDWIFIAIVAAVIITFVAISGEEKTKQVPMDSQHAPAYELMKKTGSKMEVDKTCPSCHYEPGGIPFPPKHPVKPKDGPMRCLFCHKLKLAGMTEK
- a CDS encoding acyl-CoA dehydratase activase; translation: MKIGIDLGSRKAKFALLSGKEVVRLANLDTITFYKRFGRMEGDELSLDLEGSGIFTGDELAAASVTVTGYGRNTVNLKGARVISEIRAHVAGAVLQTGLHDFTLLDMGGQDTKVAQVSGGKLMDFVMNDKCAASSGRYLENMAAVLEVPLEELSRHYEEPVALDATCGIFGESELIGQILRGYPMSRLCAGVNLTLVKRVLPMLKRYPSKALVVTGGVALNTAMIHLLAEHHGILPVVPRYPQHNGAIGCASMG